CATCCACAATTCTACTACTGTCATGTTTAAATCCGGTTTCATTTGATTCATGCTTTTGTTATTAACTTACGCTcttattattgaataaataaagtCCAATTTAGGCCGGTCAATCGCTCCCAAAGTGGCtaaacaaaatcatattcaaTGAAAGTCTCTCAGAGCTAGAagatgaagaccgaacggtaaatcccgctcggcgaagaggtaaattcctctataaagatttgaagaccgaacggtaaatcccgatcggcgaagaggtaaatttctctataaagatttgaagaccgaacggtaaatcccgctcggcgaagaggtaaattcctctataaagatttgaagaccgaacggtagataccgctcggccaagaggtaaattcctctataaagatttgaagaccgaacggtaaatcccgctcggcgaagaggtaaattcctctataaagatttgaagaccgaacggtaaatcccgctcggcgaagaggtaaatttctctataaagatttgaagaccgaacggtaaatcccgctcggcgaagaggtaaattcctctataaagatttgaagaccgaacggtaaatacCGCTCGGCCAGGAGTTAAAATTCCCTATAATGATTTGAAGACCGGGCAGTTAATCCCGCTCGGTGAAGAGGTAACAGGATACTGCAAATCAcaaccgagaggtaaatcccgcTCGTCAAAGTCGGGCACAAAgatcgagcggtaaatcccgctcgtcAAAGTCGAGCACAAAgatcgagcggtaaatccctctacACCGAACGGTTTTCACTCTCATCAATCAGGAAGTTCTGGTAACAAGGACTGTTGAGCGTGCGGCCGAATTCAATCCATGAAACTGTTCGACGCGAACAGGATATAACAACTTGAAGCACAAAGAGCAAACTCCTTAGTACAACGAGAacaacctccctcaaactcataagtcctatagttaaccgtTCGGCTAAAGCCGAACGATTAACTCagacttggggggcttatgttactatgggctcgCAGGCTACCGTTCAGtctctaccgttcggtctcgCCTAGTTTCTCAGCCGTTCGGTTTAGGCAAGCTTTTCGTTCGGTCTCGACCAGTTTCTCagccgttcggtctcgacaagcTTTCCGTTCGGTCTCGACTAGCTTTCTCAGTCGTTCGGTCTAGACAAGCTTTCCGTTCGGTCTCGACTAGCTTTCTCAGCCGTTCGGTCTAGACAAGCTttccgttcggtctcgaccagtttctcaaccgttcggtctcgacaacAATTAAGTAGGTGTAACGCACAATGAATGTTGTAACGACTGTCGTTAAGtaattaaggtttgcattaatgaccattaagaggtaaattaatgtgtcagattcctttaaactctataaataagggtttaggtGGGAGGTAAGGACGGATTCAACTCAGACTACAATACGCTCTATTTACTTCAATATTTAACTGTCACGAACAGTTCAtaaaaccgctcctaacttgagcgtcagagtgccttttgcaggtacctcccctctTTTACAAAGAGGGTGACCGAGCGGCCAACATTAAAGGTGACCGATCGGTACAAACGAGAAGCAGACAAGTGGAGCGCACCAGtcgaaggttagtgtctcggtctcacaaaTCCCTAtcgaaacaaataataataataataataaactctTTAAGGATTGAAGGATTATGTAAGCCTTAGACGAATCTTTGAGAAATAAGTATGAAGAAATGTGTGTCCCAGTAACTAAATGAGAAAATGCTTATAATTGTTTCCATGGTTATAAATGAATCTAAAATTTTACTTTACCATAATGAATGTCCAATTTTTCTTTACCataatagatatattaaaaaatcgatatctttttcaaatgtaagattcaattaaaatattaaaaaattcaacaaagttGCGATAATTTAACCTTGTGAgcttgaattttaattaaattatcataattgatGAGAGTATTAATAACCACGGTATCACCATTGACCATCTCCACAATCACTCCTGcatgaaaaagtaaaacagTCATATGTGTAAACAAATGAGGCGTGCATCTTTACGTACTATATtacatattacaaaaataacaagTTGAGTTTTTTGTTAAAGTGAAAAAGTCAATTCACACTTTAAAGGGTAGGAACTTGATTTCTATTATTAggcttttaatttgtttttatggtTAGGCTCctaaaaaatatccaaaaaaaaaaatagttctaatatacatttactaaattaattgtacaattatatttaaaaataaattttaattaaattattatgagtgactgttaaattttattgatactaaaagagacatttaatgaaataaatcataACTTTGTTTAGGAGGAAGAGAATAATTAGGTAtctatattcttttatttaattttaatttccatttttttttcttttgtacttCTCATCTAATTAATTTTGCTTCAGAATTCAATTTGATACATTAGTCTAtgtttattagtttattatagTCAATAGTAACTTCCATTAGTAagaatttacaataaaaaaatatgttcattAATGAAGCTATTAACAATTAAAAGGTCTTTCTACATTTTTTGAAAAGTaatggaaaatatatttgaaaatgcatttatttatgataataaaattgttattgaaataaatatatcagtcgcgaaaagaaacaatttgataaacatattgagaatgaaattgtaaaatatattaagaatcATTTAGAATCAATTGTACATTGTAGATAAAGTAATTACCCTTCTTCAAAGTAGAtttgaacaatttaaaatatacgaagatatttttgttttttatttaatattaaaaaattaaagtcattAGACGATAtacttttgaaagaaaaatgtttaaagcttaaaaaatatttgaaacatgATAGTTTTATTGGATCTTGAtggattaaatttattttcaaaattaaatataagaaagaaaattataggattgaaaaataataaaccaaTTAACATtcttattcttaattatataaaaagtacatattattttccaaatgcatatataacatgtaaaataatgttaataattcGAGTATGAGTTGTTTTAGATAGACTAAACATGTCttgttatttataaaatttataaaataaaaatatttaatttttgacaagtgttatacttaaattttgatatgtAACAATTACCACATCATATtgaattttttacaaaaatagagattcaattaaaataaaatataaaagtcaaatacttaaatatacaaactaaattattaattaaactttattttaatttgccacattttttacttaaatatatcTTTACGAAGTAAAACAATGCATAAAGGTCCTTTCTCTTTAACAAAACAAAGTTAACCATCaataattcaaatcaaattaaagaaaaattattaatctaATGAAATAACATTACAATTTAGGTATATGTATACATAGTTAATCTGGTTTGAATCTTAAAGAGATTGATTTAAGGTTTAGATTTCTTAGATATTTGTTTATGGGTTGTCcccaaatttcataaataagagaacGATTCTAATGTGGCGCCAGGCTGTAAGTTCAGGAGGCAAAaggattttaagaaaaaagttaaacttcttgttttttaatataaaaagttaatccttctatattatattattattattggtgtATTTAATTGTGGTTATCACTCTTAAGTCACGTCACTTCAATAGTAAAGTATtgtaaaaaatttgttataaatagaagaattttaagtaaaatatatctactaattatttatgaaaaacataGTATTTTCTAACGGAAAAATATCACACACAAAAAAGCGAGATATTTGtgtataaatttatgtattaatGAATTAATCAAATAAGGAAAGTACACAAACTTAATTATTAAtgtcttaattatttataaaaattattattatttatgtactATAAGAGTATAGATCATAATTTCCATTACATATAACTTTGCATGCTCTACTCCACTACCCAATTCTTTTTTGCTAGCATTTTAAATTCTCCTTGTAATCTTAATATGGGATTTGGGGTCACATGAAAGAAGAAAGGATATCGCATGTGATATCAATTGTAATATGAGATAGACTAGGTCAATTTATAGTTAAACTATAGAGTTTTGACTCTTATACTCTTATAAGTATAACTAGttgagtttttattattaaatataattttttacttaataacAAATACTCAATCTAACAATTAGTATTAGAgctataaatttaatttttatttaatagttgttgtaaaagaaattgttaCAAGTGACGtggcataaattattttactgaAAAAGATAGATTATTAAGTCTCATAAGTCATAATTCTTAACAACACTGGGGTTATTAagttcttaaataaataaataaaaaaagttatggtCTAACTATATCTTAACTATAACTTTGGCttagtaataatatttataatacaaGATAGAAGACATTTATAATCTTTTGGGATGGTGAGAAGGTGGGAAAAAAACATAAgggataaatatattttaagataaatatttattaacagttcaaataatttaaagtattttaatttagatattataaaCCATCACATGGTTGAATTCAGTTAAATTAGTATTACATTTTAGttgctgtatttttttttcaccatcGCAACTTGCTTGAAAACTAACCTAGAACCAGAGTAGTCCAAAAATTAGTCATGGCCTATGTTTATGGCAACTCTACCATATGTTGGGCTTACTAGAACATCAATTTTGGGTTTTTTGTGGGTTGCAACTTTAGCCCTCTTTAATGCTACAAAGTCAATCCAAATTCATATCCAAATAATATCtacaaaaatataagaaattagaggaaaaaacatttaattccttaaaattTACCCCCTTTACAAAACTTTAtgtgttattattaaaaaaaaacacttaaatatCTCTTCATTTTAGAATAAAGaacaaacatattttattgttacATTTATGTTAACTGATGAGAGCATGTGATCTTCCATGTTTAATCTGAATTTTCAGCCTCCACAGTTTTCTGTGCAAACCTTACACACatcttttttctccttttcttccctccaacttttctttccttcttccttTTCTAGCATAAATCATGACTGTCCAAACTTGTTCGGACACAAATTATGAGACTCCAACATGAAACTATTACCTACAAAAAGTAATAGTGTCTGAAAATCATAGGTCGTGAAATATGCTGTCTGAGAGTGCTTTTGCATGTCTTTGTTGAAAGTCTTTTCTAGTGCAGTGGATTTGATCCATAAAAATCCCATGACAGAAAAAAAATTccagaagaaaaaaatacacCTAAACGAAAAACCGTGTATAAAACAAGTGAGACGTCCATTCTAACCACACTATAATAtgcaaattaaacaaaaacaacatgTAGAATTTGTGTAATCATCAGAGgacaaaaacaaaagcaagCACACTTGTTTTGACGAGATGTTTTGTTTGGTAGCAAAGTCTAGTGAGTATAGTCCAGGGTACCCTTTTCATGTACAATGACTCACAAGTTTTGAAGATACTTTTCGAAGGGTACTTTGGGGAATTCACATTTTCGTATCTATATTCCTTGCCAACTACTGAAAGATATGCCAAAGTCAGAAATTATAAATTccatacattaaaataattgtgaTTAAATGATTATGTATAGTTCCACCGACAGATTTCGATGTATCACTATTGAGGTTACGAAAAGGAAGGAAAATTAGGGCTTATATGGTCACAGTCTTAATACTCTTTCCACCAAAACTCCCTCTCTCCTACCATACTGTTGAAGGATACACCAAACCAAACTCATTTAGTAATCTCACCAAAATCATTGTTAATTATACAATAATGGATTCCTCTACCACTCCCCACCCAATACTCATTATAGAAATTACGTTCCTAATTGTATTTTCCATATTGTCTTTTATCACCCAAAATCTATAgtcaattctttttttaatatgactTTCTTAGGTCAAGGAAACCTTCACATATCATACTATACCCACTTCTACACTCCTTTTCTTATTGCATCATATCATATATCATACATATATTTCGATACATCTAATActcttacattatttttatgataatttaaaaacaatttaaatacatctttaccttttattaatgtaaaatattgtgATATAAATTCGTAATATTTCACATGTAATATGGAATGTGTTGTGTGACATTAACTATCCGAGTATATagagattttaaaaaatcaatttccataagtatatattttgaataaaagcAGAAAGTTAAGAATCCAAATTCTTAACATCCATGGTATATTAATGTTGAAATTAACTAAGTAACTctaagataatataaaaaagttgacAGCAGAATCCAGGGAAATTATAAACAATGAGATTATTAATATATAGTGTTTAATTAATAAGTAATGAATTATTCATCcatcaatcaaatatattacCATTTTTGGAGCTTGACATAAATGAGAAGATAGAAGTGAAGAGTAAGTAAAGAAAGGTGAAGAGACAGACAGATAGCCCGCCGGTGGGGGATAGGTCACCCTCCATACATGGAACAGATGCTTCACTTAAGGAAAATGGTAAAAAGAAAGGTATTTGTTTTCTGATGATAAACTTTCCTTCTAAACCTATTAATCCAAATCTCCCAACAAACACTATTACattccttatatatatatttttttctgatTTATTCAACCAAAAACAGGATGAACACTCACGGGTTTTTTCCAAAAAAACATTTTGCAATATTGATATTATTCGAAATGTCTTTTCTTCTAGAGTTTTGGTAAGGTTTTTTATTCCTTGGTTTGTATGGTACGTACAGAGGAGTCTCCAGAGGACAGAAACAGCTCAGCTAATAATACCTGAGCATATGAGGGAACCCAAAGCCAAGTGGGCCACCACCTCCACTCTTATTTTTCACATCTCCTTCAATGCATCTTTTCCATGGTTTTCTTTATTTAGTACTAATAAACGCACACACTAATCATCATCTCATAAACAACTTATTCTCTGCGTGCTAATTGCGAACTAgtacatttaattaattaatcccCACTTTTTTTAACGCCTAAAGTCGAAGATCCacacaaaataataactttaCATTACGGATTAATCACCCTCAATTAGCAACTTTCCAAAAGGGTTTCATTGTACAACTCATGCAGAAGGTGAAAAAGTTAACGAAGACAGTCAAAACACTCCATCCACATACTTATTCACAATAATGAGAGTGGGTTTAATGTTTACGGTTTATCATGGTTCATTTATTCACGAGCCAGGTAGCAGTTGGGTTAGTGGACCCCACTCCTTTGTTTCTCACTTCCCTTTCCCCCTCCAATGAAAACCCGCCACGTAAGCCTTGGATTTTCACGAAGCAACCGACACCTCTGGATTTACCCACAGCCATTGACACTGATTAGTAATAACTAGTGTGACTTGTTCAGTCTCATATCGACCTCAACAACATCAAAGGCAATAAATCACACCATTTACCCCACCGATTCCAAAACAAAACCTGCTCTGTCTCAGACACAATCTCACAAACACACCGCAACACAACATAAAAACAACATTGGTAGTGTCTGTgttactctctctctctttctctcttctctttctgtGTTGTGTCTGAAGCAAAAGCCGCCATGGATTGCCGCATCTATGGCGTCACCAtccttctcttcctccttcCAACCATCACATTCTCTCTCCCGCAAGGCCAAATAAACTCAAACTCAATCCTCGTGGCTCTGTTGGACTCGCATTACACTGAAGTTGCTGAGCTAGTGGAAAAAGCCATGCTCCTTCAGACGCTCGAAAACACGGTAATGAAACACAACATCACAATCTTCGCACCCAGAAACGAAGCTCTCGAACGCGATCTCGACCCTGATTTCAAGCGCTTCCTTCTCGAACCCCGCAACCTGCAGTCTCTCCAAACCCTTCTCATGTCTCACATCGTCCCCAAAAGAATCACTAAACCCGAATACCGATCCGGGTTAAGTAACCCAGCTCGGCCCACCCGACACAAAACCCTAGCCCCGAATTACCACCTCTCTCTCCAGACCGTTAATTCCACTCACTGGAACGTCGACTCTTCACGTGTCACCCACCCGGATTCCCTGACCCGACCCGACGGCGTCATCCATGGCATCGACACGCTCATCATCCCTCGCTCCGTACAAGACGACTTCAACCGCCGCCGCAACCTCATCTCCATCGCCGCCGTGAAACCCGAATCCGCTCCGGAGGTCGACCCGCGCACCCACCGCTTGAAAAAACCAGCTCCCCCGTCGCCGGCAGGCTCCCCACCTGTGCTTCCGATCTACGACGCGATGGCGCCGGGACCCTCACTGGCGCCGGCGCCGGCGCCTGGACCGGGTGGACCCCACCATCACTTCAACGGAGAGAGACAGGTGAAAGACTTCATCCAAACGCTCCTCCACTACGGTGGTTACAACGAAATGGCGGATATTCTGGTAAACTTAACGTCACTGGCGACGGAGATGGGACGGTTAGTTTCGGAGGGTTACGTTTTGACGGTGTTGGCTCCTAACGACGAAGCGATGGCGAAGTTGACGACGGACCAGCTGAGTGAACCGGGTTCGCccgaacagattatgtactatCACTTGATTCCCGAGTATCAGACCGAGGAGAGCATGTACAATGCCGTTAGAAGGTTCGGGAAGGTCCGTTACGACACGTTACGGTTGCCTCATAAGGTGACGGCGCAGGAGGCTGATGGCTCCGTCAAGTTCGGTCACGGCGACGGGTCCGCGTATTTGTTCGACCCGGATATTTACACGGATGGACGGATCTCCGTTCAGGGAATCGACGGAGTTCTGTTACCGCCTCAGGAGGAGGAGGCTGGGCCTGTGACCCGGGCCCAACCCGCTAAGGTCGTTGTTAAGCAAAGAAGAGGTGCGTTAAttggttgtttaattttttttctctttttcttcgcttttacttttctttttggttcgtggtgtttgtttggttgttttttAAGTCAAGACGGGGAAAAGCTGATTATGATGTGCGTTTAATTTGCTTTTTTAGATTTAACTTATTATTTGCGTTTACTTTATATTATGCGGCTAGACTTGtgctagttttatttatttattttttttcaattattgatTAAGGATTGGTAACGCATGTGTATAGTTTATTGTTGTATAAATTTTAGTGTATAAGCTGTTTATACAATCAAAGTTTAAAATAggattaaataattttcatacgAAATTCTTATATCTTAGTTGAAAATAGATTGTAGCTAAGATCAAAAGTTGTAGTTTCTTGATTAGGGCGTTTGGAATATGTGAGAATTTGTGCAAtgttataaaagtttaaaatggaTTCTTAAGTTTTAAGAAAGAAGTGTAAAAGTTTGAAGAGTGCAGTGGCACCACTCAACGTATCGAATTGCTTGTTAGGTCAAGCTTCTGAAGGGTGAAAAGAAACTTTTGAGAAAAGTTGCGTTCTTATGGTGCTGATACCAATATTTTATTGTCCCACCTATACCAACAAGTATCATCTTCTACTTCTAACCTTTTGCTTCTCAAATGCTTCACCATTTCTCACTAAATTAGTAAGTTCCTACTTTGTGCATGCTTGCATGTAGAATTTGGGAACTAGATGAAGAATAGAGATGAATGACGTAAAAGAAAATTATCCAGATAGGATGAATTTTTTGTTGGTTTAGATATTTGTGAGCTCAACCTTTGTAATCTCCATCTACAAACATGTTTGCTTGTCAACtgattttttcttaatttctctgATACTTCTGGTCACATGCTAATAtgtatataaagaaattatctGTCTTATTTCagtaaattttttcttaatcttaACTGATTAAATGCTTTTAGTTTCTAAGCTAAAGTTTGAATGGCATGGCAGGAAAATTGTTGGAAACAGCGTGTTGGATGCTTGGAAGCTTTGGTCAGAATTCCAGATTCATCTCTTGTCAATAAACTGCTCTTATCAGCATGCTAGCAAGACTCGTTAAGAACGAAAATAGTGAGATTCTAACTCTGTATCTCATGTTACGTGACAACTATATTTAGCTTGGTAACTGGATCTCGTTGACTTAATTAAGGATTAATTATGAAGAGAGTATTCTTGCATGTCAACTTTCATCTATTTTGTACAATAATTGAATTTTCAAAGCTAAAATTCTTGTGGCAGTATAAAAATCTGCTAAGTTGGTGTTCCCTCTCTACCATGTGGGCTTGAATATCAAATtctaaaaagtataaaatatgcAAAAGTAAACTTCATTTATTGTTACTCTTTCATATCCATTTTGGTTAGTTGCTGTTGGGGTTAGTTAATACATTCTGTAACAATTGTTTTGTATTAAGTTGACCTTCAAGTTAGTTAATACTTACACATGGTTGGATGCAGCTGCACAGGAAATTCCAAAGATGTAAAAAGTCAACGGAATGTGAAGGCCAGGTTACATGAAAATGGTTAATAGCAGGTTCTATGGGTTTGGTTTATATTCCCCAGTTTTTGTGatgctctttttctttttccttctcgaTTTTCTCCTTGTGGATTTGGGTCTTGAACTGGAGAACaaaagcttcttcttctcaagTGTAGTAAAACAATATATAGTGCATATATGCAATTTAGATTCAGTTCTTAGCAGTGCTGCCACAAATCGTTAGGAGGTTGTGTCTGGTGGGATGAGAAGGCTTTTATGTAATAAGATGGCAGGGAAATCTGTGCCCGATTCAGTAAGTAATTTTACAAATGGAAATACAGTAATAATCGATCAATAAAATGATTCTTTTCTGTATTCACAGTTTGTAAATTTCCTCTTCATCCCTTTCTACCATTCATCTCTCTATTTACTCTAAAACGAGTTATAATTGGTTCTTTTAGTTGTAGAAACATTACATAATTCAGTGCCTCTATCGTATATGATGAAAAGCATGATTTTAGTCCTCGATGATGATTGAAAATTACGAATATAACGTCCAATCACAAAACCTCATTATAGCTATAAAGTCTGCCAGTCAACGAGTGTGATCTAACAACacagataaaaacaaatatggCCAAGAAGTCTTCAACCATTTTAACTGTAGACATTCATATAGTATAACCCATGTGATTTTacagttcttttttttttaatttattgtatgaatatttaaaatagtaaatatgaTTTACAACATTCTGAATCTGAAAATGAAAGGTACATCACCTCTTTACTGCGGATTGgcaaaattcaaatattttactcactattattactgttattattattattattatcttcagATTGCTCACTCGTGTGCCGAAGAATTTGGGGCCATTTGTTGAGTTGAGAAGTCACTTTCTTAGTTTTTAAGCTCACAACAACCACAGGCCCACGCAGATTTGGATCCTCAAACATAATGCaatttataaagtaataataaatcaCAGAATTGTAATGGTTGGTGAgtgatatttaatttaagaaaatataaacaaatccaataatgaatatattataattcacTCATTTCTCGTCAATTTGTGCATATATATAAGATAGTGTGCCCTCAATTAAGAACATCCGAATCTTGGGAAGGTGTAGGAAGCCTTCCCCTTAGTTAGGGCGATTAAGATCATGAATTCCCTAAccgaaaaaaaatattattcatactGATACAATGAATAAACATAAAGAAGTTAAGTTCAATCTATATAATGAAACCATATATAAAAC
The Vigna angularis cultivar LongXiaoDou No.4 chromosome 5, ASM1680809v1, whole genome shotgun sequence genome window above contains:
- the LOC108340676 gene encoding fasciclin-like arabinogalactan protein 15, whose translation is MDCRIYGVTILLFLLPTITFSLPQGQINSNSILVALLDSHYTEVAELVEKAMLLQTLENTVMKHNITIFAPRNEALERDLDPDFKRFLLEPRNLQSLQTLLMSHIVPKRITKPEYRSGLSNPARPTRHKTLAPNYHLSLQTVNSTHWNVDSSRVTHPDSLTRPDGVIHGIDTLIIPRSVQDDFNRRRNLISIAAVKPESAPEVDPRTHRLKKPAPPSPAGSPPVLPIYDAMAPGPSLAPAPAPGPGGPHHHFNGERQVKDFIQTLLHYGGYNEMADILVNLTSLATEMGRLVSEGYVLTVLAPNDEAMAKLTTDQLSEPGSPEQIMYYHLIPEYQTEESMYNAVRRFGKVRYDTLRLPHKVTAQEADGSVKFGHGDGSAYLFDPDIYTDGRISVQGIDGVLLPPQEEEAGPVTRAQPAKVVVKQRRGKLLETACWMLGSFGQNSRFISCQ